TCGGCCCATAGGATCTTCAGAACCGACCCATCGACGTCGGGGGCGTGGCCGTCGAGCACCGCTGTGCGGATCCGCTCGCCGAGCCATCCAAGGATCTGCTCCTCGATGTGCGCGGCCGCGACGGCGTCGCGGACCGGTGGCTCCTTGAGGCGTCCGCGTTCGCGCGCGAGTCGTACGAGGTCCTCGGCGCTGTCGCGGTTGGGGCCGCTGGTTCCGATCGAGACGGACTCGCTCGCGAGTACGAGTCGCGTCACGCCCCACCCCTGATCGATCCCTCCGACGATCTGGGAGAGCGGGACGCGGACGTCGGTGAAGAAGACCTCGTTGAAGTGCCGACTTCCGGTGATCGTCGGGAGGGGACGGACGTCGACGCCGGGACTCCTCATGTCCAGAAGCAGGAAGCTGATTCCGGCGTGCTTCGGTGCCTCGGGATTCGTGCGGGCGAGAAGGAAGCCCCACTCGCAGAACTGCGCGCTCGACGTCCAGAGTTTCTGGCCGTTCACGAGGAGTTCGTCCCCATCGACGACGGCGCTACAGCGAAGGCCTGCGAGATCACTTCCCGCCTCGGGTTCGCTGAAGAGCTGGCACCAGGCCTCGTCTCCCCGGAGGGCCGGGGCGAGGAATCGTGCCTGTTGCTCGCTGCTCCCGAAGGTGAGCAGCGCGGGGACGATGAGTGCGAGGCTGGCACCGACGAACCCGGCGGTGACCTGGTGCCGCGCGGCTTCCTCCTCGAAGAGGATGCGGTACGGGACCGAGAGCCCCCGGCCACCGACTTCGGTCGGAAGAGTGAGGGCGGCCCAGCCGCCGTCGTAGAGCGTACGCTGCCAGGCCCGGCAGTGCTCGAACCAAACGCGTTCGGCCTCTGGGGTGTGCTTCTGCCCGAAGCCAATCGCTTCGGCCTCGGCGCGCCACGCGAGGCCGTGCGCTTCGAGCCAGGCTCGCGCCTCCGCGCGAAACCTGGCCTCGTCCGTCGTGTCGGCGCGTCGAGTCACGGGTGGATTGTCTCCAACTCGAGCGCGACGCGCTCTCGGTGGAACGCCGGACTTCCGAGAAAGTCGGCATTGAATTGGGCCCGCCGGAGGTAGAGATGCGCGTCGACTTCCCAGGTGAACCCGCTGCCGCCGTGGATCTGAATGTTCTCGAATGCAGCGTCACGGTAGGCATCAGCTACGTAGCTCTTGGCGATACTCGCGACGAAGGGGGCTCGAGCTTCCCCGCGGACGAGGCTCGCGATGGCCTCGTCGGTTGCCGTGCGCGAACCTTCGAACAGGATCCAGAGATCCGCGAGCTTGTGTTTGATCGCCTGGAACGAGCCGATGGCGCGTCCGAACTGAGTACGCTCGCGGGCAAAGGCAACGGCGGCTTCGACGACAGCGCCGAAGCCGCCCACACTTTCGGCGCAAAGCACGGCCGCGGCCTCCGCGAGCGTCGCCGCGAGTGCGTCGCGCGCGCTCGGGTCGATCTCGATCGTGGGTGCTCGGTGGAAGTCCACCGTCGCGAGACGGCGGGTGCGGTCGAGGGTCTGGAGCCTGCGGCGCGTAACCTCGGGAGCGCTGGGATCGACCGCAACGAGTTGCAGCCGGCCTTCGGGCCCGCCGCGAACGATCACGAGGAGCCGGTCCGCCGAGTGCCCGTCCAGGACAAAGGTCTTCGTTCCCGTCACGGTGCCGCTCTCTTCGTCGCGTGTCATGCAGACCGCGTCGAGATCGAAGCTCCCGTGAGGCTCGACCCAAGCGAGCGTCGCTGTCGTGCCGCGCGCGATCTCAGACAGGAGCTCGTCTCTCGCGCGCCCCGCCGGCGCGTGGGTCACGGCGCGAGCGGTTAGGATTCCACTTGCGAAGTACGGAGTCGGCGTCAGTGCTCGGCCCAGCTCCTCGGCGACGATCGCAACCTCCGCAATGCCGAAGCCCTGGCCGCCGAGGTCCTCGGGGACGGCCAGGCCCGGCAGCGCCATCTCGTTGCACAGTTGCTCCCAGAGTTCCGCACTGAAGCCGTCGTCCGTTTCCATGCAGCTTCGGACCGCGGGTGGTGGAGCCTCCTTTGCGAGAAAACGACGCAGGGTGTTCCGGAACTCCCTCTGCTCGACCGTTAGGCCCGCGGCTTCGGTCGCTGTGAACGGTGAGCGGGACACTCAGACGTTCACGGCCGAGCCACCGGCGAAGGGAATGATCTGCCCCGTGATGAAGTTGCTGTTCTCGCTCGCGAGAAAGAGGGCAAGTTCTGCGCTCTCGCTGCCTTCTGCGAATCGCTCGGTGGGGCAGAGACTTTTCAGGAACGCCTGGAAGCCCTCGCCGTCGACCTTGTCCTCGGGGTAGTAGTCGGGGTTCTTCACGAAGTTCTGAGCGACCGCGTTGATCTGTACGTTGTGTGACG
This DNA window, taken from Candidatus Binatia bacterium, encodes the following:
- a CDS encoding acyl-CoA dehydrogenase family protein, which translates into the protein MTRRADTTDEARFRAEARAWLEAHGLAWRAEAEAIGFGQKHTPEAERVWFEHCRAWQRTLYDGGWAALTLPTEVGGRGLSVPYRILFEEEAARHQVTAGFVGASLALIVPALLTFGSSEQQARFLAPALRGDEAWCQLFSEPEAGSDLAGLRCSAVVDGDELLVNGQKLWTSSAQFCEWGFLLARTNPEAPKHAGISFLLLDMRSPGVDVRPLPTITGSRHFNEVFFTDVRVPLSQIVGGIDQGWGVTRLVLASESVSIGTSGPNRDSAEDLVRLARERGRLKEPPVRDAVAAAHIEEQILGWLGERIRTAVLDGHAPDVDGSVLKILWAESRARRSDVALEILGADALLDGTDAYRAGFWQNQMLDRYQGLIGGGTVEVHRNGIGERVLGLPRETREDREVPFRDLTKKPSE
- a CDS encoding acyl-CoA/acyl-ACP dehydrogenase; protein product: MSRSPFTATEAAGLTVEQREFRNTLRRFLAKEAPPPAVRSCMETDDGFSAELWEQLCNEMALPGLAVPEDLGGQGFGIAEVAIVAEELGRALTPTPYFASGILTARAVTHAPAGRARDELLSEIARGTTATLAWVEPHGSFDLDAVCMTRDEESGTVTGTKTFVLDGHSADRLLVIVRGGPEGRLQLVAVDPSAPEVTRRRLQTLDRTRRLATVDFHRAPTIEIDPSARDALAATLAEAAAVLCAESVGGFGAVVEAAVAFARERTQFGRAIGSFQAIKHKLADLWILFEGSRTATDEAIASLVRGEARAPFVASIAKSYVADAYRDAAFENIQIHGGSGFTWEVDAHLYLRRAQFNADFLGSPAFHRERVALELETIHP